From Methanocella paludicola SANAE, a single genomic window includes:
- a CDS encoding TetR family transcriptional regulator, producing the protein MRKTKEEAEATREKILNAGLKVFSKKGYVSTTLDDIAREAGVTRGAVYWHFKNGKPELFEVLINERSRGAQEIATAVVAEGGTPLQTLERILIRLMEYLEEDDDFRAVQELTILRTEVVPELEDSMKEKFRLQRASIDSFADLIRLGQQAGEIRPDIDPEIGAITAIGLMNGVIVMWMMDHSLFSIKAYARPVVQAYLKGLVPADRKKSKV; encoded by the coding sequence ATGCGGAAGACGAAGGAAGAAGCGGAGGCTACCCGCGAAAAAATTCTGAACGCCGGGCTCAAGGTATTTAGCAAAAAGGGCTACGTTTCGACGACTCTTGATGATATCGCCCGGGAAGCGGGCGTGACTCGCGGGGCCGTCTACTGGCACTTCAAGAACGGCAAGCCCGAGCTTTTCGAAGTACTGATCAACGAGCGTTCCCGGGGCGCCCAGGAGATCGCCACGGCCGTGGTCGCTGAAGGCGGGACTCCGCTGCAGACGCTCGAGCGTATTCTTATACGGCTCATGGAGTACCTGGAAGAGGACGACGATTTCCGTGCCGTTCAGGAGCTAACGATCCTCCGGACCGAGGTCGTGCCCGAGCTCGAGGACAGCATGAAGGAAAAGTTCCGGCTGCAGCGCGCATCGATCGACTCTTTTGCGGACCTTATCCGGCTGGGCCAGCAGGCCGGCGAGATCCGGCCGGACATCGACCCCGAGATCGGCGCCATCACGGCCATCGGCCTGATGAACGGCGTGATCGTCATGTGGATGATGGACCACTCCCTGTTCTCAATAAAGGCCTACGCCAGGCCTGTCGTTCAGGCCTACCTTAAGGGCCTGGTCCCTGCGGACCGCAAGAAGAGCAAGGTATAA